Sequence from the Syntrophorhabdaceae bacterium genome:
CATCTCAGCGATCATGTGATTGAAGCTGTCGGCAAGCCCTCTCAGTTCATCATTCGTCTTGAGAAATACCCTGATGGCAAAATTCTGCTGAGCGACTTTGCGAAGGGCCAGACTCAGTTTCCTTACCGGTTGGGAAACGCTTCGGGCAAAGAGAAGAGCGAAGAAAAAGAGGCCTGCAACATCCATGACGAGCGTGACGATTACTATCTTCTGCACGAGCCGGTTTGTTGTTGCGGCGATCTCCCTCAAGAACCGACTCACTCGCAGTACGTAAAGAATCTTGTTGTCTTTCTTCACCGGGGTAGCGATGTAGAGCATTTCCTGTTTGAGTGTGCCACTCAATCTGAGGGACTCACCCGTATTACCCTCAAGCGCCTGCGCCATCTCCACTCGGGTCTGATGATTCTCCATCCTGATCGGGTTCTCTTCCGAATCGGAAAGCACGACCCCGTCGGGCGCCATAATCGTTATTCGCGTGCGTATCTGTTTACCCAGGTCCTTGACGAAGCTGTCCAATTTTTCCGGATTTTTCTCTATCACGAGTGGCGTAATCTGACCTTTGAGGGCTGCCGCCAGGTTCGTAAGGTCCTTGGCTGTAGCATCGATGTGGGCGCTGCGTATGATGTACAGGGAAGATACGATGATAAGGGCACAGAGCACTGTGGTAAGCGTGAGATAGCTTGAGAACATCTTGAAAAATATGGTTCGTCTCATGCTTCTATCTTATATCCCAGGCCCCGCACATTTTTTATAAATGGAGCGGCCCTTCCGAGTTTTTCACGGAGATGTCTGATATGAACATCGATCGTCCTGTCAATCACATATTTCTCCTCTCCCCAGAGAAAGCTCAGTATTTGATCTCTTGACTGGATCCGTCCCTGTTTTGACGCGAGAAACTGCAGAATGCGGTATTCCGTTGCGGTAAGATCGACCTTCGCGCCGCTTACCTCCACCTCGTATTTCTCAGAATCGATCGTGAGAATGCCGTTGATAATCATCTTCTTGGTCGGGGATTCTTTTCCATGATGCCGTCTGAGGATGGCTTTCACCCGGGCCACGAGTTCACGAGGTGAAAAGGGCTTGGTCACATAATCGTCCGCTCCGAGTTCCAAACCGAGGACTTTTTCGGTTTCTTCGGTTCGCGCCGTCAGCATGAGGATGGGAATGGAGCTCAGCGCTTCCTGGCTCTTCAGATATTTGCAGACCTCAAACCCGTCAACATCAGGGAGCATCAGATCGAGCACGATAAGATCAGGTATCTCGGTCTTGAGCGATCTGTAG
This genomic interval carries:
- a CDS encoding response regulator transcription factor; this translates as MSQYIAIIDDEPDILELVSLSLKRSGFKTREFAEVESFYRSLKTEIPDLIVLDLMLPDVDGFEVCKYLKSQEALSSIPILMLTARTEETEKVLGLELGADDYVTKPFSPRELVARVKAILRRHHGKESPTKKMIINGILTIDSEKYEVEVSGAKVDLTATEYRILQFLASKQGRIQSRDQILSFLWGEEKYVIDRTIDVHIRHLREKLGRAAPFIKNVRGLGYKIEA